Proteins encoded within one genomic window of Sphingomonas sp. KRR8:
- a CDS encoding phospholipase D-like domain-containing protein encodes MTLFEPGRNIWRMAQADHAAVIVDACDYYRVIRQAMLQARKRILIIGWDFDPRIKLDRTGDGNPEETLGDFLLNLPKQNPELEILILKWDLGALKMLLRGSAIAWIARLAWQKQVRFRLDHAHPTGCSHHQKIVVIDDCFAICGGIDMTGDRWDRPVHADHDPGRVRPNGSEYGPWHDATMAVDGPAAGALSEIARDRWFRATGEQLPILDMPDCVWPEGLQPQFENLKVAVARNAAAYREWPAVKEVEALFVDMIESAQRFIYAENQYFTSPVVAAAIIRRLERPDPPEIVLVQPLTADGWLEQVAMDAARIRLAQAIGRHDPDNRFRIFTPKTQQGQDIYVHAKLMIVDDQVLRVGSSNLNNRSLGLDSECDLALEAVDDAQRDGIAALRTQLMAEHLGTERERVVDEFSRSGSLLATIEALRGPGHSLALLPIEKPSDAAEFIADRELLDPKSPDLMFEGMTHRSLFSPIRERWRGRRHFRRHAEATV; translated from the coding sequence ATGACGTTGTTCGAACCGGGACGAAATATCTGGCGAATGGCGCAAGCGGACCACGCGGCCGTGATCGTCGACGCTTGCGACTATTATCGCGTGATCCGGCAGGCCATGCTTCAGGCCAGGAAGCGGATCCTGATCATTGGCTGGGACTTCGACCCGCGCATCAAGCTCGACCGGACTGGCGACGGCAATCCCGAGGAAACGCTTGGCGACTTCCTGCTGAACCTGCCGAAGCAGAATCCGGAGCTTGAGATCCTCATCCTCAAATGGGATCTGGGGGCACTCAAGATGCTCCTGCGCGGAAGCGCAATTGCCTGGATCGCGCGCCTGGCATGGCAGAAGCAGGTGCGCTTCCGCCTCGACCACGCCCACCCAACCGGCTGCAGCCATCATCAGAAGATCGTTGTCATTGACGACTGCTTCGCCATTTGCGGCGGGATCGACATGACTGGTGATCGCTGGGACCGGCCGGTCCACGCCGACCACGATCCGGGCCGTGTGCGGCCCAATGGAAGTGAATATGGGCCGTGGCACGACGCGACCATGGCGGTGGACGGTCCTGCTGCTGGGGCGCTGAGCGAAATCGCCCGAGACCGCTGGTTTCGTGCCACCGGTGAACAACTGCCGATCCTCGACATGCCCGATTGCGTCTGGCCCGAAGGATTGCAGCCGCAATTCGAGAACCTCAAGGTGGCGGTCGCGCGCAATGCTGCGGCTTATCGGGAGTGGCCGGCGGTCAAGGAAGTCGAGGCGCTCTTCGTCGACATGATCGAAAGCGCCCAACGCTTCATCTACGCCGAGAATCAATATTTCACCTCGCCCGTGGTAGCCGCCGCCATCATCCGCCGGCTTGAGCGACCCGACCCGCCCGAGATCGTGCTAGTCCAGCCGCTCACCGCCGACGGCTGGCTCGAGCAGGTGGCGATGGACGCGGCGCGCATCCGGCTGGCACAGGCGATCGGCAGGCATGATCCTGACAATCGCTTCCGCATCTTTACGCCAAAGACTCAGCAAGGGCAGGACATCTATGTCCACGCCAAGTTGATGATCGTCGACGACCAGGTCCTTCGGGTCGGTTCTTCCAACCTCAACAATCGGAGCCTCGGGCTCGACAGCGAATGCGACCTCGCGCTCGAGGCGGTCGACGACGCTCAGCGCGACGGAATCGCGGCCCTGCGGACGCAGCTGATGGCCGAGCACCTGGGCACAGAACGGGAGCGCGTGGTGGACGAGTTCAGCCGCAGCGGCTCGCTGCTCGCCACCATCGAAGCCCTTCGCGGCCCCGGCCACTCGCTGGCCTTGCTGCCGATCGAGAAGCCGTCGGACGCCGCCGAGTTCATCGCCGACCGCGAGCTGCTCGATCCCAAGAGCCCTGACCTGATGTTCGAGGGCATGACGCACCGCAGCCTTTTCAGCCCGATCCGCGAACGCTGGCGTGGACGCCGCCATTTTCGGCGTCATGCTGAGGCGACGGTCTGA
- a CDS encoding LLM class flavin-dependent oxidoreductase has product MTEAQGPCEVSWFSALCDDDYEYLGVPDDRLKSSWEHCRNIALAAEDGGFDNILLPSGYQLGIDTTVFAAAIAPYLKRLKLLWATRTGEDWPPQLARRIATLDRILGWNAERTGGRLTVNIIASDLPGEKLPSAARYQRATEVMHILKTLLAGEHLSHDGEFYQLNLEPMRVGTLSGKPPLLYFGGLSDEAREAAAVGSDVYLMWPDTMSKVKENIADLTARAAKHGRTLRFGYRVHVIVREAESEARAYADKLLSRLDAATGDAIRNKSLDAQNYGVQRQAELRGAADGEGFVEENLWTGIGRARSGCGSAIVGDPDQVLAKLQAYRAAGIDAFILSGYPHIAECDLFARHVLPNIDHAPF; this is encoded by the coding sequence ATGACTGAGGCGCAAGGTCCGTGCGAGGTTAGCTGGTTTTCCGCGCTGTGCGACGACGACTACGAGTATCTTGGTGTTCCTGATGATCGGCTCAAATCGAGTTGGGAGCATTGCCGTAACATCGCGCTAGCGGCCGAGGATGGCGGCTTCGACAACATCCTGCTGCCCTCAGGCTATCAGCTGGGGATCGACACCACGGTGTTCGCGGCGGCGATTGCACCTTACCTGAAGCGCTTGAAGTTGCTGTGGGCGACGCGCACCGGCGAGGACTGGCCGCCGCAACTCGCCCGCCGCATCGCCACGCTCGATCGTATTCTTGGGTGGAATGCCGAGCGGACGGGCGGGCGGCTCACAGTCAACATCATTGCGTCCGACCTCCCGGGCGAGAAGCTGCCGTCTGCCGCGCGCTACCAGCGGGCAACGGAGGTGATGCACATCCTTAAAACCCTGCTCGCTGGCGAGCACCTCAGCCACGACGGGGAATTCTACCAGCTCAATCTCGAGCCGATGCGTGTGGGAACCCTCTCCGGCAAGCCGCCGCTGCTTTACTTTGGCGGGCTCAGCGATGAGGCCCGGGAAGCGGCGGCAGTCGGCAGCGATGTCTATCTGATGTGGCCCGACACCATGTCAAAGGTGAAGGAGAACATCGCGGACCTTACCGCCAGAGCCGCCAAGCACGGGCGCACCCTGCGCTTTGGCTACCGCGTCCACGTGATTGTGCGGGAAGCCGAGTCGGAAGCGCGGGCCTATGCCGACAAGCTGCTTTCCAGGCTAGACGCGGCCACAGGCGATGCGATCCGCAACAAGTCGCTTGATGCACAGAATTATGGCGTTCAGCGTCAGGCGGAGCTTCGCGGAGCCGCAGATGGCGAGGGCTTCGTCGAAGAGAATCTCTGGACTGGCATCGGGCGTGCCCGCTCTGGCTGCGGGTCCGCGATCGTCGGCGATCCAGACCAGGTACTTGCCAAGCTGCAGGCGTATCGGGCGGCCGGAATCGACGCCTTCATTCTGTCCGGCTATCCGCACATTGCCGAGTGCGACTTGTTCGCGCGCCACGTGCTGCCCAACATCGATCACGCGCCTTTCTAA
- a CDS encoding aldo/keto reductase: protein MSDLSLPPASLPLGPDGPSVSPLGWGMWRLSGTRTEAAALVAEALDSGITLLDTADIYGFDGSSGFGAAEALLGEVLAADLGLRRRMVLATKGGIRPPLPYDQSSGYLASAIDASLRRLRVERVELYQIHRPDILAHPAEVARTLEEAIAAGKIGAVGVSNYTAAQTAALAHFLSCPLVSTQPEISPLRIDCFENGELDQAITLGLRPLAWSPLGGGRLADPQSQRDRAVAEALDVVALDQGVSRTVAAYSWLIAHPAGIVPIVGSQRPERIREAAQALTVRWTREHWYAVLVAARGERLP from the coding sequence ATGAGCGATCTTTCCCTACCGCCCGCTTCTCTTCCGCTCGGTCCGGATGGGCCGTCTGTTTCGCCCTTGGGGTGGGGCATGTGGCGCTTGTCCGGAACACGGACCGAGGCGGCAGCTTTGGTGGCGGAAGCGCTCGATTCAGGGATCACCCTGCTCGACACGGCGGACATCTATGGCTTCGACGGAAGCAGTGGCTTCGGGGCTGCGGAGGCGCTCCTGGGTGAGGTGCTGGCCGCGGACCTCGGCCTGCGCCGCCGCATGGTGCTCGCGACCAAGGGCGGCATTCGCCCACCGCTGCCCTACGACCAGAGCTCCGGTTACCTGGCGAGCGCCATTGACGCTTCACTGCGGCGCCTGCGGGTTGAGCGGGTGGAGCTCTACCAGATCCACCGGCCTGACATTCTCGCTCACCCGGCGGAGGTGGCGCGTACACTCGAGGAGGCGATCGCGGCGGGCAAGATCGGCGCAGTCGGTGTGTCGAACTACACGGCCGCCCAGACCGCAGCGTTGGCGCATTTCCTCAGTTGCCCGCTTGTCTCCACGCAGCCTGAAATCTCTCCTCTGCGGATCGACTGCTTCGAAAACGGCGAACTCGATCAGGCCATCACTCTTGGCCTGCGGCCGCTGGCCTGGTCACCGCTGGGCGGCGGCCGACTTGCCGATCCGCAGAGCCAACGCGACCGCGCGGTCGCCGAGGCGCTCGACGTCGTTGCGCTGGATCAAGGCGTTAGCCGCACCGTGGCGGCCTACAGCTGGCTGATAGCCCATCCGGCCGGCATCGTCCCGATCGTCGGCAGTCAGCGGCCCGAGCGCATTCGCGAGGCGGCGCAGGCGCTCACCGTGCGCTGGACGCGGGAACATTGGTACGCGGTGCTGGTCGCCGCCAGAGGAGAGCGTTTGCCATGA
- a CDS encoding LacI family DNA-binding transcriptional regulator, translating into MNERSNIRDVAERAGVSVKTVSRVLNKQPYVSDATRRRVEAAVQALDFRPSVAARILSGAKSNQLALIYDNHSPYYMHQVLTGCWERCHAEGVRLLSQPVVVSDADVGEQVRGLIDETRVDGVILSSPVTDCEPVLAALEALGTPFVRISPGTNHARSSSVFMDDVQAADDMTTYLINLGHRRIAFIRGHPNHLASDDRLFGYRRALDRAGIDYEPQLVADGQFDFDSGCAAAAYFLGLPKPPTAIFASNDDMAAGVLAVAHDRGLDLPTALSVVGFDDTTLARTVWPPLTTIHQPMFDLASTATGLLLSGEFAHRRLDHRLVERTSAAPPSRRMETK; encoded by the coding sequence ATGAACGAGCGGAGCAACATCCGTGACGTTGCCGAGCGCGCCGGAGTTTCGGTTAAGACCGTCAGTCGAGTGCTCAACAAACAGCCTTATGTCAGCGATGCCACCCGGCGCCGGGTCGAAGCGGCCGTGCAGGCGCTCGACTTTCGACCCAGCGTGGCGGCCCGCATACTGTCAGGTGCCAAGTCGAACCAGCTGGCCCTAATCTACGACAATCACAGTCCCTACTACATGCACCAGGTGCTGACTGGCTGCTGGGAGCGTTGCCATGCAGAGGGCGTCCGGCTGCTCTCCCAACCGGTGGTGGTGTCGGATGCGGACGTTGGAGAGCAGGTGCGCGGACTGATCGACGAGACCCGGGTCGACGGGGTGATCCTGTCCTCGCCGGTGACCGACTGCGAGCCAGTGCTGGCGGCGCTGGAAGCGCTCGGCACGCCGTTCGTGCGGATCAGCCCCGGCACCAACCACGCGCGTAGCTCGTCGGTGTTCATGGACGACGTCCAGGCCGCGGACGACATGACCACCTACCTCATCAATCTCGGGCACCGGCGGATTGCCTTCATTCGGGGTCACCCGAACCACCTCGCCTCCGACGACCGACTGTTCGGTTATCGTCGGGCGCTTGATCGTGCTGGCATTGATTATGAACCCCAACTGGTCGCGGACGGCCAGTTCGACTTCGACAGCGGCTGCGCGGCGGCTGCCTACTTCCTTGGTCTGCCCAAGCCGCCCACCGCCATTTTCGCAAGCAACGACGACATGGCGGCGGGTGTGCTGGCCGTGGCACACGACCGCGGCCTCGACCTGCCGACCGCGTTGTCTGTGGTCGGGTTCGATGACACGACGCTGGCGCGGACGGTGTGGCCGCCGCTGACCACCATACACCAGCCCATGTTCGATCTCGCCAGCACGGCGACCGGCTTGCTCCTGTCGGGCGAGTTCGCGCATCGGCGGCTCGATCATCGGCTGGTCGAGCGAACATCTGCGGCTCCGCCATCTCGCCGCATGGAGACCAAATGA
- a CDS encoding alpha-glucosidase, translating into MLGDLLLLDTSRGPLARVARGHSDVEMFRGNFRISDSPSDVTALESARLQGERLLLAADRASEPLLELHITDRPGADGALQLRTLAAGFDRIWLQFEGQAGERFWGGGEQMSYLCLNDRSFPIWTSEPGVGRDKSDLFTQAMDEVAMAGGDYWTTNYPQPTYLSSRCYALHADVSSYCVLDFTAERGPALEVWQEQATIEFTAAASPAALVGSLSTRFGRQPPLPDWAIGGAIVGLKEGTRSFDRLERILAAGAAVSGLWCEDWAGIRETSFGRRLFWDWQWNGGRYPDLPARIAGLKQRGIRFLAYANPYLAVDGPLYREAADAGHLAQQQGKDEPYAVDFGEFDAGVVDFTRAESRAWFAERILAREMLDIGIDGWMADFGEYLPTDVRLASGEDPMLAHNRWPVLWAQVNEQALRSRGKWGDALFFMRAGFSGVQAHCPLLWAGDQSVDFSRHDGINTVITAALSAGLVGNAYSHSDCGGYTSLGGKVRSAELLMRWCELAAFAPVMRTHEGNRPDENLQIDSTPELLNCFAGWSRVHAALAPYVRHLCDEAVATGLPAQRAMFLHYPDDPECAVLQNQYLYGADLLVAPIVEEDTTQRRVYLPAGEAWRHLWSGEPAGPGWVTAAAPIGSPPVYVRGGSEFAELFQQLPAALAGSK; encoded by the coding sequence ATGCTCGGCGATCTCCTTCTGCTCGACACGAGCAGGGGTCCCCTAGCGCGAGTCGCGAGAGGTCATTCCGACGTGGAGATGTTCCGGGGCAACTTCCGGATCAGCGATTCGCCCTCGGATGTGACCGCACTTGAGTCCGCTCGGCTTCAGGGCGAGCGGCTGCTGCTGGCAGCGGATCGGGCGAGCGAGCCGCTGCTCGAACTACATATCACAGACCGTCCGGGAGCCGACGGTGCTCTTCAACTTCGCACGCTTGCAGCCGGCTTTGATCGAATCTGGCTGCAGTTCGAGGGCCAAGCGGGGGAGCGCTTCTGGGGCGGGGGTGAGCAGATGAGCTACCTGTGCCTCAATGACCGATCTTTCCCGATATGGACCAGCGAGCCGGGCGTCGGACGCGATAAGTCCGACCTGTTCACGCAGGCCATGGACGAGGTCGCGATGGCCGGGGGCGATTACTGGACCACCAATTATCCTCAGCCGACGTATCTTTCGTCGCGTTGCTATGCACTGCACGCGGACGTCAGCAGTTATTGCGTGCTCGACTTCACCGCTGAGCGCGGCCCTGCATTGGAGGTCTGGCAGGAACAAGCCACCATTGAGTTCACCGCTGCTGCTTCTCCGGCCGCACTGGTAGGTAGCCTGTCGACCCGGTTCGGGCGACAGCCACCGCTGCCCGACTGGGCGATTGGCGGCGCGATCGTCGGACTAAAGGAGGGCACGCGCAGCTTCGACCGTCTTGAACGGATATTGGCGGCCGGCGCAGCGGTGAGCGGACTGTGGTGCGAGGATTGGGCCGGCATTCGTGAGACTAGCTTCGGCCGGCGCCTGTTCTGGGATTGGCAGTGGAATGGAGGAAGGTACCCCGACCTGCCCGCACGGATCGCCGGACTAAAGCAGCGCGGCATCCGTTTTCTAGCTTATGCCAACCCCTATCTGGCGGTGGATGGCCCGCTTTACCGAGAGGCTGCGGATGCTGGTCACCTGGCGCAGCAGCAGGGCAAGGACGAGCCCTATGCCGTGGACTTCGGGGAGTTCGACGCGGGCGTGGTCGATTTCACCCGGGCGGAGAGCCGCGCATGGTTCGCGGAACGCATCCTTGCGCGGGAAATGCTCGACATCGGCATCGACGGGTGGATGGCGGACTTCGGCGAGTATCTGCCCACGGATGTGCGCCTGGCGAGCGGCGAAGACCCCATGCTTGCGCACAATCGGTGGCCGGTGCTGTGGGCGCAGGTCAATGAGCAGGCGCTCCGGTCTCGCGGCAAGTGGGGCGATGCCCTGTTCTTCATGCGCGCGGGCTTCTCGGGCGTCCAGGCGCATTGCCCGCTGCTCTGGGCGGGCGACCAGAGCGTCGACTTCTCCCGTCACGACGGGATCAATACCGTGATCACCGCGGCCTTGTCTGCCGGCCTTGTTGGCAACGCCTACAGCCATTCGGATTGCGGCGGCTATACGTCGCTTGGCGGAAAGGTGCGCAGCGCCGAGTTGCTCATGCGCTGGTGCGAGTTGGCCGCTTTCGCGCCCGTGATGCGCACCCATGAAGGCAATCGCCCGGACGAGAACCTGCAGATCGACAGCACGCCCGAATTGCTGAACTGTTTTGCCGGGTGGAGCCGCGTACACGCCGCGCTTGCGCCCTACGTGCGGCACCTGTGCGATGAGGCGGTCGCAACCGGGCTCCCGGCCCAGCGCGCGATGTTCCTGCACTATCCGGACGACCCCGAGTGCGCGGTGCTGCAAAATCAGTATCTCTACGGCGCTGACCTGCTGGTGGCTCCGATCGTGGAGGAGGACACGACGCAGCGCCGCGTCTATCTGCCTGCGGGTGAAGCCTGGCGCCACTTGTGGTCGGGGGAGCCGGCCGGGCCGGGCTGGGTAACGGCGGCCGCGCCAATCGGTTCGCCTCCGGTCTACGTGCGCGGCGGCAGTGAATTCGCCGAGCTGTTCCAGCAGCTGCCAGCGGCCTTGGCCGGCTCGAAATGA
- a CDS encoding TonB-dependent receptor: protein MKTKLLVGTILSTVGMAAPALAAQAAPAVQTPPSVPPADPAAPAATASDQQQAPDANTASTPGEIVVTAQKRSERLQDIPVAVSVVSGAALETAARPSIESATQLVPALNFLKSGTTLNQTIFLRGVGTASFSIAGEPSVSTIVDGVVYARSGEAFSDLIDVDQLEVLRGPQGTLFGKNASAGVINIITKQPTARPGGTLEASYFTGGSEMRVRGAINVPLSKDLLTRFTGFYGHYDGNIRNVAHNNDRVNGYKHYGVRGQLLYRPDSGLRVLVIGDYHKNNDDCCAEVIATGTPVVSNGVATGFTTTAPIFSMLPTPLGDKTRTINQDLITRTKEKGWGVSGQVDVPVGNDTFTSITAYRKWDNTEIRDGDWLPRAYVGFNQLHDFGPQTSSTLSQEVRLTSPSKQLISYVLGGYYSRAKSERIFTRNDVVCTAATGAPTGVLIPCGGTGANPSTTPSGTADFGSTFRNVAVFGQGVLNASDRFRVVAGLRYTKDRLSVFHKRVSTGLNVNSAGQPTAAPGIQPNFDQGVFDRYNQLIASGSTVAAALAAAPLASNGVPFRTKTSSSNVSGKAALQYDFSRDIMGYVSYTRGYKGPAYNIFYNLTATGTNRIDPETSNSYEVGIKNTFLGGRLVLNLDAFYAKYNNFQANNPDLVAGVVVTRFTNAGTVSTRGVEADLIWRPLDDLTVSGGVAYTDATVDKFNAPPGAASTAIIPPFTPLGYAPKWKGSLTANYHVRTGGPVDVYLGASGNAQSSQLALFAADPVQRQLGTIKSYSIVNASIGVGDAADHYRVTFQVRNLFDTSYAAAITNGGPSGSYRYQIPRDADRYYGVTARMNF, encoded by the coding sequence ATGAAGACGAAGCTTCTCGTGGGGACGATTCTGTCCACCGTTGGCATGGCCGCGCCGGCGCTCGCCGCGCAGGCGGCACCAGCGGTGCAGACACCGCCGTCCGTGCCACCCGCGGATCCAGCCGCGCCCGCTGCTACTGCCAGCGATCAGCAGCAGGCTCCCGATGCAAATACGGCTTCGACGCCGGGCGAGATCGTCGTCACCGCGCAGAAGCGCAGCGAGCGTCTGCAGGACATTCCTGTGGCGGTTTCGGTCGTCAGTGGTGCCGCCCTTGAGACAGCGGCACGGCCGAGTATCGAAAGCGCTACTCAGTTAGTGCCCGCGCTGAACTTCCTGAAGTCGGGAACCACGCTCAACCAGACCATCTTCCTGCGCGGCGTCGGCACTGCATCCTTCTCCATCGCCGGTGAGCCGTCGGTTTCCACCATTGTCGACGGCGTGGTCTATGCTCGTTCGGGCGAGGCCTTCTCCGACCTGATCGACGTCGATCAGCTGGAAGTGCTCCGGGGGCCCCAGGGCACGCTGTTCGGCAAGAATGCTTCGGCGGGTGTCATCAACATCATCACCAAGCAGCCGACCGCTCGTCCTGGCGGAACGCTCGAGGCAAGCTACTTCACCGGCGGCAGTGAGATGCGGGTGCGCGGCGCAATCAACGTGCCGCTGTCCAAGGATCTGCTCACCCGTTTCACCGGCTTCTATGGCCATTACGACGGAAACATCCGCAACGTCGCCCACAACAATGACCGGGTGAATGGCTACAAGCACTACGGCGTTCGCGGTCAGCTGCTGTACCGGCCCGACAGCGGTCTGCGGGTGCTGGTGATCGGCGACTATCACAAGAATAACGACGATTGCTGTGCCGAGGTGATCGCCACGGGAACGCCCGTCGTCTCCAACGGGGTTGCCACCGGCTTCACCACCACCGCACCCATCTTCAGCATGTTGCCGACCCCGCTTGGCGACAAGACGCGCACCATCAACCAGGACCTCATCACCCGCACCAAGGAAAAGGGCTGGGGTGTGTCGGGCCAGGTTGACGTGCCGGTGGGCAACGACACCTTCACCAGCATCACCGCCTATCGCAAATGGGACAATACCGAGATTCGTGACGGCGACTGGCTGCCGCGCGCCTACGTCGGCTTCAACCAGCTGCACGATTTCGGTCCGCAGACCAGCAGCACGCTGTCGCAGGAAGTACGCCTGACCAGCCCGTCCAAGCAGCTGATCAGCTACGTGCTTGGTGGCTATTATTCGCGCGCCAAGTCGGAGCGCATCTTCACTCGCAACGACGTGGTCTGCACTGCCGCAACCGGCGCCCCGACCGGCGTCCTCATTCCCTGCGGCGGTACCGGTGCAAACCCGTCAACGACGCCGTCCGGAACGGCTGACTTCGGCTCGACCTTCCGCAACGTCGCCGTGTTCGGTCAGGGCGTGCTGAATGCGAGCGACCGTTTCCGGGTGGTCGCCGGCTTGCGCTACACCAAGGACCGGCTGTCAGTCTTCCACAAGCGTGTGTCGACCGGCCTCAATGTGAACAGCGCAGGGCAGCCGACTGCCGCTCCGGGCATCCAGCCCAACTTCGACCAGGGTGTCTTCGACCGCTACAATCAGCTGATCGCTTCCGGCAGCACGGTCGCTGCCGCTCTTGCCGCTGCGCCGCTCGCCTCCAACGGCGTCCCGTTCCGCACCAAGACCAGCAGCAGCAACGTGTCGGGCAAGGCTGCGCTGCAATATGACTTCAGCCGCGATATCATGGGCTACGTCAGCTACACGCGCGGGTACAAGGGGCCGGCCTACAACATCTTCTACAACCTGACGGCGACCGGCACCAACCGCATCGATCCCGAGACCTCGAATAGCTACGAGGTGGGGATCAAGAATACCTTCCTTGGCGGGCGGCTGGTCCTCAACCTCGACGCCTTCTACGCCAAGTACAACAACTTCCAGGCCAACAATCCCGACCTGGTTGCCGGCGTGGTCGTCACGCGCTTCACCAACGCGGGCACCGTCTCGACCCGCGGCGTCGAAGCCGACCTCATCTGGCGTCCGCTTGATGACCTGACGGTGAGCGGCGGTGTCGCCTACACCGATGCGACCGTGGACAAGTTCAATGCGCCGCCCGGCGCGGCGAGCACGGCCATCATTCCGCCGTTCACGCCGCTCGGCTATGCGCCCAAGTGGAAGGGTTCGCTGACCGCCAACTATCATGTCCGCACAGGCGGACCGGTCGACGTTTATCTTGGCGCCAGCGGAAACGCCCAGTCGAGCCAGCTCGCCCTGTTCGCGGCGGACCCGGTCCAGCGCCAGCTCGGCACGATCAAGAGCTACTCGATCGTTAACGCTTCGATCGGGGTCGGCGATGCGGCGGACCACTATCGCGTGACGTTCCAGGTCCGCAACCTGTTCGACACCAGCTACGCGGCGGCAATCACCAATGGCGGCCCGTCGGGCAGCTACCGCTATCAGATTCCACGCGACGCTGATCGCTACTATGGCGTGACCGCACGCATGAACTTCTAA
- a CDS encoding MFS transporter: protein MDQPTSVQPSEAELRVQRLLIVLIFAASALNYVDRQVLALLKPTLEAQFNWSDEQFAHLGSVFQITAAASLLGVGWFVDRVGVRWSYALAVGLWSLAGMAHAAARGVGEFVMARAVLAAAESVNTPAALKAAAVYLPLERRSRGIGLVNTAPNIGAILTPLLIPPLALAFGWQSAFLVTGGLGFVWLALWWWGTRRLKPVVSESSLHAPAARNVGAVLSDRASWAVIGAKALTDLVWWFVLFWMPDFFNRQFGLSQARLGVPVAIIFLLAAAGALSSGALYPWLLKRGWSVNRARKSSMLFYALVVLAMPLALLVHSPYAAAVLIGLGLFAHQGFSTNIFGMATDIVPAARIGTVIAFGGVAGNLTGSAIIELAGWALTNGHGYTPMFAICGSAYLLALLFIQLVEPRLTLRQP, encoded by the coding sequence ATGGATCAGCCAACGTCGGTGCAACCGAGTGAAGCGGAGCTGCGCGTTCAACGATTGCTGATCGTCCTGATCTTCGCCGCCAGTGCACTCAACTACGTGGATCGGCAGGTGCTAGCGTTGCTAAAGCCCACGCTGGAAGCCCAGTTCAATTGGAGTGATGAGCAGTTCGCGCACCTGGGTTCGGTGTTCCAGATCACTGCAGCGGCCTCCCTGCTCGGCGTGGGATGGTTCGTGGACCGGGTTGGCGTGCGTTGGTCCTACGCCTTGGCCGTCGGTCTGTGGAGCCTTGCGGGCATGGCTCACGCGGCGGCACGTGGGGTCGGCGAGTTCGTGATGGCGCGGGCAGTTCTTGCTGCGGCGGAGTCCGTCAATACGCCCGCCGCGCTTAAGGCTGCAGCCGTTTATCTGCCCCTCGAACGACGTTCCCGGGGCATTGGGCTCGTCAACACCGCGCCCAATATCGGTGCGATCCTGACGCCCTTGCTTATCCCGCCACTGGCGCTTGCGTTCGGCTGGCAGTCCGCCTTCCTCGTGACCGGTGGCCTGGGCTTCGTGTGGCTGGCGCTCTGGTGGTGGGGCACGCGCCGGCTCAAGCCAGTGGTGTCGGAAAGCAGCTTGCACGCGCCCGCTGCACGCAACGTCGGCGCGGTGCTGTCCGACCGCGCCAGCTGGGCGGTAATCGGAGCCAAGGCGCTGACGGACCTCGTCTGGTGGTTCGTGCTGTTCTGGATGCCCGACTTCTTCAATCGGCAGTTCGGTCTCTCTCAGGCCCGGCTGGGGGTGCCAGTTGCGATTATTTTCCTCCTCGCCGCGGCCGGCGCCTTGAGCAGCGGTGCGCTCTATCCCTGGCTGTTGAAGCGTGGCTGGAGCGTCAATAGGGCGCGCAAGTCGTCCATGCTGTTCTACGCGCTCGTCGTGCTCGCCATGCCGCTCGCCTTGCTCGTTCATAGCCCCTATGCGGCCGCAGTCCTGATCGGCCTCGGCCTGTTCGCGCACCAGGGCTTCTCGACCAACATCTTCGGCATGGCGACCGACATCGTTCCGGCGGCGCGGATCGGGACGGTGATCGCATTCGGCGGGGTGGCCGGCAACCTCACGGGCAGTGCCATTATCGAACTGGCCGGGTGGGCGCTGACCAATGGCCATGGCTACACGCCGATGTTCGCGATCTGCGGCTCTGCTTACCTCCTGGCGCTCCTATTCATCCAGCTGGTCGAGCCGCGGCTGACGCTTCGCCAGCCCTGA
- a CDS encoding NAD(P)H-dependent oxidoreductase: protein MSRRIVAIGGTIKPGSSTERALAISAAAAADEGAEVITFDGAYMAGLPHYRAPDWTEQHGRELIEAVRAADGVILASPGYHGTISGMVKNAIDYLEELAQDRRPYLDGRPVGLIVTAFGHQAANSGMTTLRTIAHALRGWPTPFGAAIKTGPGSFHENGTCLDPSIQGQLELVGRQVAQAAERFA, encoded by the coding sequence ATGAGCCGCCGCATTGTCGCCATCGGTGGAACGATCAAGCCTGGCAGCAGCACGGAGCGGGCGCTCGCCATCAGCGCCGCCGCCGCTGCCGACGAAGGCGCGGAGGTGATCACGTTCGATGGCGCCTACATGGCCGGACTGCCGCATTATCGCGCTCCCGACTGGACGGAACAGCACGGCCGGGAGCTGATCGAGGCAGTACGCGCCGCAGACGGGGTCATCCTAGCCAGCCCAGGTTATCACGGCACCATATCGGGCATGGTCAAGAACGCGATCGACTATCTGGAAGAGCTTGCCCAAGATCGCCGGCCATACCTCGACGGTCGCCCGGTGGGCTTGATCGTTACCGCATTCGGGCATCAGGCGGCGAACAGCGGAATGACAACCCTGCGCACCATTGCGCACGCACTGCGCGGCTGGCCGACACCCTTCGGCGCCGCGATCAAGACCGGACCCGGAAGCTTCCACGAAAATGGGACCTGCCTCGATCCCAGCATTCAAGGCCAGCTCGAACTGGTCGGACGCCAGGTCGCACAGGCCGCGGAGCGCTTCGCATGA